A genomic segment from Cyprinus carpio isolate SPL01 chromosome A4, ASM1834038v1, whole genome shotgun sequence encodes:
- the LOC122140875 gene encoding gastrula zinc finger protein XlCGF7.1-like, translated as SLSALDLTLLKEKSEELNEIKDKDEYKKHDFMGENFFSYSQTKYTSQKRAQKTGARSHFICQQCGKSFTKKGSLEIHVRIHTGEKPYTCQQCGKSFIKKGTLKRHNRIHTGEKPYTCPQCGLSFTQKVTLNRHIRIHTREKPYTCKLCGNGFIRRESLEIHMRIHTGEKPYTCQQCGKSFCQQGNLKIHMGVHTGESLFNCQQCGKSFIKKGNLEVHMRIHTGEKLFICPKCGKSFSQQGNLKVHVRIHTGKKAFICQLCGNSFRCKTSLNNHTRIHSREQFYVSSVKGVSQTGNTVKIM; from the coding sequence TCTCTTTCTGCTTTAGACCTGACGCTGCTGAAAGAGAAAAGTGAGGAGCTAAATGAAATAAAGGACAAAGATGAGTATAAGAAACATGATTTCATGGGAGAAAATTTCTTTAGTTACTCACAAACTAAATATACTTCACAAAAGAGAGCTCAAAAGACAGGAGCTAGAAGTCATTTcatctgccaacagtgtggaaagagtttcactaaAAAAGGAAGCCTTGAAATCCATgtaagaattcacactggagagaagccttacacctgccaacaatgtggaaaaagtttcattaaaaaggGAACCCTTAAAAGACACaatagaattcacactggagagaaaccttacacctgccctcaatgtggactaagtttcactcaaaaagtaaCACTTAACCGGCACATTAGAATTCACACAAGAGAAAAGCcgtacacctgcaaactgtgtggaaatgGTTTCATTCGAAGAGAAAGCTTAGaaatccacatgagaattcacactggagagaagccttacacctgccaacagtgtggaaagagtttctgtcAACAAGGAAACCTCAAAATCCACATGggtgttcacactggagagagcctTTTCaactgccaacaatgtggaaaaagtttcattaaGAAGGGAAACcttgaagtccacatgagaattcacacggGAGAAAAGCTGTTCATATGCCCtaagtgtggaaagagtttctctcAACAAGGAAACCTCAAAGTCCAcgtgagaattcacactggaaagAAGGCTTTCATCTGCCAactgtgtggaaatagtttcaGATGCAAAACATCCCTTAACAACCACACACGGATTCACTCGAGAGAACAGTTTTATGTTAGCAGTGTGAAAGGAGTTTCACAGACAGGAAACACTGTAAAAATCATGTGA